A region of Granulibacter bethesdensis DNA encodes the following proteins:
- a CDS encoding DUF2155 domain-containing protein has protein sequence MSREKRMSAGRIAGCMVLVFCMVAGAHAYAQPTSLQDSRPLPKSRSGSAPVDSMPRYDDPNDTGFNAGTTARPVSPPVTSPPIAPLPADPETRPDSPSSSGEGDLPDTPGSQPGTKPDNPTDKTPDGNAAGDAQPPAAAANPLSAYPWQPGHSAQLQILEKLSDRVSRVTLRDGDRHTIGHLTVVMRNCLKHAADAPQDFAAWLDITADTEGAPRFSGWMLAKEPWVAVYESPLYDVRVTHCD, from the coding sequence ATGAGTCGTGAAAAACGGATGAGTGCAGGCCGGATTGCCGGCTGCATGGTGCTGGTATTCTGTATGGTGGCAGGGGCGCATGCCTATGCCCAGCCAACCTCGTTGCAGGATAGTCGACCCCTGCCAAAATCCCGCTCCGGCAGCGCGCCGGTCGATTCCATGCCGCGTTACGATGATCCGAATGATACGGGTTTCAACGCAGGCACAACCGCCAGACCGGTCTCGCCGCCGGTAACCTCCCCCCCCATTGCACCTTTGCCGGCGGATCCGGAGACGAGGCCTGACAGCCCCTCTTCCTCCGGTGAGGGAGATTTGCCCGATACGCCGGGTTCCCAGCCCGGCACCAAACCGGATAATCCCACTGATAAAACGCCTGATGGCAATGCGGCTGGGGATGCCCAGCCTCCGGCCGCGGCGGCAAATCCACTTTCGGCCTATCCCTGGCAGCCGGGCCATAGCGCACAGCTGCAGATTCTGGAAAAACTCAGTGATCGCGTATCGCGTGTCACCCTCAGGGATGGAGATCGTCATACGATCGGTCATCTGACAGTCGTGATGCGCAACTGCCTGAAACATGCGGCTGATGCGCCGCAGGATTTTGCCGCATGGCTCGACATCACCGCTGATACGGAGGGTGCGCCACGTTTTTCCGGCTGGATGCTGGCAAAGGAGCCATGGGTGGCAGTGTATGAAAGCCCCCTGTACGATGTGCGTGTCACGCACTGCGACTGA
- the mlaD gene encoding outer membrane lipid asymmetry maintenance protein MlaD, translating into MASRNSAEIIVGAAILAVAGGFLTYAMANSGRTSVSGYPLTAQFENITGLTAGSDVRMAGVKIGTVEKTSLNPKTFQAVVTLRIRDDIHLPKDSAAQILSDGLLGSQYLGLSPGGDEQVIAPGGQISITTPSVSLEQELGKFVFSVSDLVAEIKKNPAMQGQGNPPPAKQPPARKGGGVIKPLE; encoded by the coding sequence ATGGCATCGCGTAACTCAGCCGAAATCATTGTCGGAGCTGCCATTCTGGCAGTGGCCGGAGGATTTTTGACTTATGCCATGGCCAACTCGGGACGCACTTCCGTCAGCGGTTATCCACTGACGGCACAGTTCGAGAATATCACCGGGCTGACAGCCGGATCGGATGTGCGTATGGCCGGAGTCAAGATCGGGACGGTGGAAAAGACCTCGCTTAATCCCAAAACCTTCCAGGCTGTCGTGACCTTGCGGATTCGTGACGACATCCATTTACCGAAAGACAGTGCAGCGCAGATTCTAAGCGATGGATTGCTGGGGTCTCAATATCTTGGCCTGTCTCCCGGCGGGGATGAGCAGGTGATTGCGCCCGGCGGACAGATCAGCATCACCACGCCCTCGGTCAGTCTGGAGCAGGAGCTCGGCAAATTCGTGTTCAGCGTGAGTGATCTGGTGGCCGAGATCAAAAAAAATCCGGCCATGCAGGGTCAGGGTAATCCGCCGCCTGCAAAACAGCCTCCGGCCCGAAAAGGCGGAGGCGTGATCAAGCCGCTGGAGTAA
- a CDS encoding NADH:ubiquinone oxidoreductase subunit NDUFA12 produces the protein MSWAITYAATGQESPVKSVDQRQGADYKGGMNFDTWLFTKLRGRLVGEDSAGNRYYEDRKKRPDQPRRRRWVAYKGAPEATKVPPEWHAWLHFITDEPLPMTHKPWVRPHRPNLTGTPLSYRPPGHDYSGGQRARSSGDYEAWTPGS, from the coding sequence ATGTCGTGGGCAATCACCTATGCGGCAACAGGGCAGGAAAGCCCGGTAAAGTCAGTGGACCAGCGTCAAGGAGCAGATTATAAAGGCGGCATGAACTTCGACACATGGCTGTTCACAAAGCTCCGTGGCCGTCTGGTCGGCGAAGATTCCGCCGGGAATCGCTATTACGAGGATCGTAAGAAGCGCCCTGACCAGCCGCGCCGTCGTCGTTGGGTCGCCTACAAAGGTGCCCCTGAAGCAACCAAGGTGCCGCCGGAATGGCATGCCTGGCTGCATTTCATCACCGATGAGCCGTTGCCGATGACCCATAAACCGTGGGTCCGTCCGCATCGCCCCAATCTGACAGGCACGCCATTGAGCTACCGGCCGCCGGGCCATGACTATAGCGGCGGGCAAAGAGCACGCAGCAGCGGCGATTATGAGGCCTGGACGCCAGGTTCCTGA